From a region of the Gossypium raimondii isolate GPD5lz chromosome 10, ASM2569854v1, whole genome shotgun sequence genome:
- the LOC105777753 gene encoding methionine--tRNA ligase, chloroplastic/mitochondrial produces the protein MAVARMNMNCSIQSSLSCILKPSHFFNFKTTQFKNRLYFPQNHLISSKRSLLCTCSGNFQAGEKAEPFVITTPLYYVNAPPHMGSAYSTIAADAIARFQRLLGKRVILITGTDEHGEKIATAASACGSSPREHCDVISQAYKMLWKDLDIAYDKFIRTTDPKHEAIVEEFYFRVLAKDDIYRADYEGLYCVNCEEYKDEKELLKNNCCPTHLKPCVPRKEDNYFFALSKYQKPLEEILEQNPDFVQPSYRLNEVQGWIKNGLRDFSISRAAVEWGIPVPNDNKQTIYVWFDALLGYISALLEDKEQISLQSAVSSGWPASLHLIGKDILRFHAVYWPAMLMSAGLSLPKMVFGHGFLTKDGMKMGKSLGNTIEPNELVHKFGADAVRYFFLREVEFGSDGDYSEERFVNIVNAHLANTIGNLLNRTLGLLKKNCQSTLVVDSTIAAEGKEFKDTVEELVEKARINYENLSLSSACEAVLEIGNAGNLYMDKHQPWSLFKQGGAASEAAAKDLVVILEAMRIIAIALSPVAPSLCRQIYAQLGYSKDQFDNINWSETKWGGLKGGQVMAQPKPVFARIEQIKENENGAEAAPQKVVKKKEKKQKVQGVIEA, from the exons ATGGCAGTAGCAAGGATGAACATGAACTGTTCGATACAAAGCAGCCTTTCTTGTATATTAAAACCATcccattttttcaatttcaagacTACCCAATTCAAAAATCGTCTCTATTTCCCTCAAAATCACTTGATTTCTTCAAAAAGATCATTGCTTTGTACTTGTTCAGGCAACTTCCAAGCTGGTGAAAAGGCTGAACCTTTTGTTATTACAACTCCTCTTTATTATGTCAATGCCCCTCCTCATATGGGTAGTGCTTACAGTACTATTGCGGCTGATGCCATTGCCAGGTTTCAG AGGCTTTTGGGAAAGAGAGTCATATTAATAACCGGGACAGATGAGCACGGGGAGAAGATAGCTACAGCAGCATCTGCTTGTGGCTCGAGTCCAAGAGAGCATTGTGATGTTATATCACAAGCTTATAAAATGCTGTGGAAAGAT TTAGATATAGCTTATGACAAATTCATTCGTACAACTGATCCGAAACATGAAGCAATCGTTgaggaattttattttagagttCTTGCTAAAGATGACATTTACCGAGCCGACTATGAGGGACTGTACTGTGTCAATTGCGAGGAGTATAAG GATGAGAAAGAGCTGCTCAAAAATAATTGTTGTCCTACGCACCTAAAGCCATGTGTTCCTCGCAAAGAGGATAATTATTTCTTTGCATTGTCGAAATACCAAAAACCATTAGAAGAAATTTTAGAACAAAATCCAGATTTTGTTCAGCCTTCTTACCGTTTGAATGAG GTCCAAGGTTGGATAAAAAATGGCTTAAGAGATTTTTCGATTTCCCGAGCAGCTGTGGAATGGGGTATTCCGGTTCCCAATGACAATAAGCAAACTATATACGTTTGGTTTGATGCACTTCTCGG CTATATATCGGCTCTGTTGGAGGATAAGGAGCAAATAAGTTTACAAAGTGCTGTTTCTTCAGGTTGGCCTGCCTCATTGCACTTGATTGGAAAG GATATTTTACGTTTTCATGCTGTTTACTGGCCGGCTATGCTAATGTCTGCTGGATTGAGTCTCCCGAAGATGGTGTTTGGCCATGGTTTCTTGACGAAG gATGGCATGAAGATGGGGAAGTCATTAGGGAATACAATCGAACCAAATGAATTGGTTCATAAATTTGGAGCTGATGCAGTCCGGTACTTCTTCCTAAGGGAGGTAGAATTTGGAAGTGATGGAGATTATTCTGAGGAGCGTTTTGTTAATATTGTCAATGCACATCTTGCCAACACAATAG GAAATCTTCTCAACCGTACTCTTGGACTTCTTAAGAAGAACTGCCAGTCGACTTTAGTGGTTGATTCAACTATTGCAGCTGAAGGAAAGGAATTTAAGGATACCGTTGAGGAGCTG GTCGAAAAAGCTCGTATCAATTATGAAAATCTGTCCCTATCATCTGCTTGTGAAGCCGTGCTAGAGATCGGCAATGCTGGAAACTTGTACATGGATAAGCATCAACCATGGTCTCTTTTTAAGCAAGGCGGTGCTGCTTCCGAAGCTGCAGCAAAG GATCTTGTGGTCATACTCGAAGCAATGAGGATTATAGCGATCGCTCTATCACCGGTCGCACCTAGCTTATGTAGGCAAATATATGCACAGCTTGGCTACTCCAAGGACCAGTTCGATAACATAAACTGG AGCGAAACAAAGTGGGGTGGACTAAAAGGTGGTCAAGTGATGGCACAACCTAAGCCAGTGTTTGCAAGAATTGAAcaaataaaggaaaatgaaaatggggcTGAAGCAGCACCTCAAAAggttgtgaaaaagaaagagaaaaagcaAAAAGTTCAAGGGGTGATAGAAGCCTAG
- the LOC105777688 gene encoding UDP-glucuronic acid decarboxylase 6 produces the protein MSANGTDNSTSKKPPSPSPLRFSKFFQSNMRILVTGGAGFIGSHLVDKLMENEKNEVIVVDNYFTGTKDNLKKWIGHPRFELIRHDVTEPLLIEVDQIYHLACPASPIFYKYNPVKTIKTNVIGTLNMLGLAKRVGARILLTSTSEVYGDPLEHPQTESYWGNVNPIGVRSCYDEGKRVAETLMFDYHRQHGIEIRIARIFNTYGPRMNIDDGRVVSNFIAQALRNEPLTVQLPGTQTRSFCYVSDMVDGLIRLMEGENTGPINIGNPGEFTMLELAESVKELINPEVKISLVENTPDDPRQRKPDITKAKEVLGWEPKVKLRDGLPLMEEDFRQRLGVPKKN, from the exons ATGTCGGCAAATGGAACTGACAACTCAACTTCTAAGAAGCCTCCAAGTCCTTCTCCTTTGAGATTTTCCAAGTTTTTTCAG TCCAACATGAGAATTCTTGTTACTGGTGGAGCTGGATTCATTGGCTCCCATTTAGTGGATAAATTGATGGAGAATGAAAAGAATGAG GTTATTGTCGTTGACAACTACTTTACCGGCACAAAGGACAATCTCAAGAAATGGATTGGACATCCGAGATTCGAGCTTATTCGTCACG ATGTCACCGAGCCGTTGCTCATTGAGGTTGATCAGATATACCATCTTGCTTGCCCGGCTTCGCCAATCTTTTACAAATACAATCCTGTTAAG ACAATAAAGACGAATGTGATCGGTACATTGAACATGTTGGGTCTGGCAAAGCGTGTCGGAGCAAG GATTTTACTTACCTCAACTTCAGAGGTTTATGGAGATCCCTTGGAACATCCTCAGACCGAGAGCTATTGGGGAAATGTTAACCCTATCG GAGTTCGAAGCTGCTACGATGAGGGAAAACGAGTGGCTGAAACTTTGATGTTCGATTACCATAGGCAGCATGGCATAG AGATTCGAATTGCTCGGATCTTCAACACTTATGGACCACGCATGAACATTGATGATGGTCGTGTTGTTAGCAATTTCATAGCTCAAGCACTCCG CAATGAGCCTTTGACTGTTCAATTACCTGGAACACAGACAAGGAGTTTCTGTTATGTTTCCGACATG gTTGACGGCTTAATCCGACTTATGGAAGGAGAGAACACCGGACCAATCAATATCGGGAATCCAGGTGAATTCACCATGCTCGAGCTTGCAGAATCCGTGAAGGAG CTTATCAATCCTGAGGTGAAGAtatcgttggtggaaaacaCTCCCGATGATCCCCGACAAAGGAAGCCGGACATAACCAAAGCAAAAGAGGTGCTCGGATGGGAGCCAAAGGTGAAGTTGCGTGACGGGCTTCCGCTTATGGAGGAGGATTTCCGACAGAGGCTCGGGGTCCCAAAGAAGAACTGA
- the LOC105778314 gene encoding dolichyl-diphosphooligosaccharide--protein glycosyltransferase subunit 4A, protein MIDDQQLGFLANFLGIFIFGLVIAYHYVMADPKYEGN, encoded by the coding sequence ATGATTGATGATCAGCAGCTGGGGTTTCTTGCCAATTTTCTAGGGATTTTTATATTTGGACTGGTAATTGCTTACCATTACGTGATGGCCGATCCCAAATATGAGG